A single window of Aythya fuligula isolate bAytFul2 chromosome Z, bAytFul2.pri, whole genome shotgun sequence DNA harbors:
- the ANKRA2 gene encoding ankyrin repeat family A protein 2 — translation MAAPSGSSGAGAQLVVEECGGGGGYSLAPMADIKVEQALDGGAEEGQAQGVAMGMKFILPNRFDMNVCSRLVKSLNEEDSKNIQDQVNSDLEVASVLFKAECNIHTSPSPGIQVRHVYTPSTTKHFSPIKQSTTLTNKHRGNEVSTTPLLVNSLSVHQLAAQGEMLYLATRIEQENVINHKDEEGFTPLMWAAAHGQIAVVEFLLQNGADPQILGKGRESALSLACSKGYTDIVKMLLDCGVDVNEYDWNGGTPLLYAVHGNHVKCVKILLESGADPTIETDAGYNSMDLAVALGYRSVQQVIESHLLRLLQSIKE, via the exons ATGGCGGCCCCCTCCGGCAGCTCGGGCGCCGGGGCGCAGCTGGTGGTGGAGGagtgcggcggcggcggcggctaCAGCCTGGCGCCCATGGCGGACATCAAGGTGGAGCAGGCGCTGGACGGCGGCGCGGAGGAAGGGCAGGCGCAGGGCGTCGCCATGGGCATGAAGTTCATCCTGCCCAACCGCTTCGACATGAACGTCTGCTCGCGGCTCGTCAAGTCTCTGAACGAGGAGGACAGCAAAAACATCCAGGACCAAGTGAACTCCGACCTCGAAGTGGCGTCCGTCCTGTTTAAAG CTGAATGCAACATCCATACTTCTCCTTCCCCTGGTATCCAAGTAAGGCACGTTTATACTCCATCAACTACTAAGCATTTCTCACCAATAAAACAATCAACTACCCTAACTAACAAACACAGGGGAAATGAAGTCTCTACAACACCTCTGCTTGTAAATT CTTTATCAGTTCACCagctggctgctcagggagaaATGTTGTATCTGGCCACACGCATTGAACAAG aaaatgtaatcaATCATAAGGATGAAGAAGGATTTACCCCTCTGATGTGGGCCGCAGCTCATGGGCAGATAGCAGTGGTGGAATTTCTCCTCCAGAAC GGTGCAGATCCTCAGATTTTGGGAAAAGGGCGAGAAAGTGCCCTCTCACTGGCTTGCAGTAAAGGATACACAGATATTGTGAAAATGCTGCTGGACTGTGGAGTTGATGTCAACGAATATGACTGG AATGGAGGAACACCTCTGCTATATGCAGTGCATGGGAATCATGTGAAATGTGTAAAAATTCTTCTTG AAAGTGGTGCTGATCCAACTATTGAAACAGATGCTGGTTATAATTCCATGGATTTGGCTGTAGCCTTGGGCTATCGCAGTG tTCAACAGGTTATTGAGTCACATTTATTAAGGCTACTACAGAGTATCAAGGAATAA